One segment of Bombus pascuorum chromosome 6, iyBomPasc1.1, whole genome shotgun sequence DNA contains the following:
- the LOC132908120 gene encoding piggyBac transposable element-derived protein 4, with product MYIMYSDSSSENDIVSWRNSGNVERGGVLISSDSEAEITKEKRHSSNIKWLHANLKPHIHTFDDRDSGIITENITYSSQIIDYFRIFFSEDLMTHITNTTNNFYRYTVEQLENIPSSLKKWHDTTINELYRFIALTLTMSRLKKLSCNEYWSTNEIIRTDVFGKHMTRNRYLALQKVLHFSDKRLETSKNLLTKIRVPYNKLRETFKKSFCPFRDLCIDMSHMLYKRRLSFKQYKPKKSKFGIKTFVLCDCKTGYLLDFIVYTGAISDVDTFSEKFGRSGNIVVNLLQQYLGKGHQLFVDNWFSSPALFKFLHNCTINSCGTVSKQREGMPKMEEKLKNGELSFRSSGNLFALKWQSKHEVWMLFTSHSAKCRNSRKINHGTGEVVQKPTCILDYNKSMEIVSETNRIISTVACTRKTLQWYKRLFFHLLDLSVWNSYCLYKFKTKKVLPMSEFHLALITEILQTYPRSMETVSFVRSESLLRLTERHFPTLYKSDKANRKNPLRRCVVCAKLDKRRSSRYCCKQCNVGLCIVPCFEMYHTQFYF from the coding sequence ATGTACATAATGTATTCTGATTCATCAAGCGAAAACGACATCGTTTCCTGGCGCAACAGTGGAAATGTCGAACGGGGAGGAGTTCTTATTTCGTCTGATTCAGAAGCAGAAATAACCAAAGAAAAGAGGCATAGTTCAAATATAAAGTGGTTGCATGCGAATTTAAAACCTCATATACATACGTTCGATGATAGAGATTCTGGAATTATAACAGAGAATATTACCTATTCATCTCAAATCATAGATTATttccgaatatttttttccgaGGATTTGATGACACATATAACAAACAcaacgaacaatttttatcgatatacaGTTGAACAATTGGAAAACATTCCTTCCTCACTGAAAAAGTGGCATGATACTACGATAAACGAGTTATATCGTTTCATTGCTTTGACACTGACAATGTCGCGcttaaaaaaattatcatGCAATGAATATTGGAGCAccaatgaaattattagaacAGATGTCTTTGGTAAACATATGACACGGAATAGATATCTCGCATTACAAAAGGTGCTTCATTTTAGCGACAAAAGATTAGAAACGTCTAAAAACCTACTAACAAAAATTCGTGTACCTTACAACAAACTGCgcgaaacatttaaaaaatcattttgtcCCTTCAGAGATCTATGCATTGATATGAGCCATATGCTTTACAAAAGACGATTATCATTTAAACAATACAAACCTAAGAAGAGTAAGTTTGGAATAAAAACGTTTGTGTTGTGCGATTGTAAGACAGGATATCTTTtagattttattgtttataccGGCGCTATTTCTGACGTTGATacattttctgaaaaattcgGTAGATCAGGCAACATTGTGGTAAACTTGCTACAACAGTATTTAGGAAAGGGTCATCAATTGTTTGTCGATAATTGGTTCTCAAGCCCCGCACTATTCAAGTTTTTGCACAATTGTACTATAAACTCATGCGGAACAGTAAGCAAACAACGCGAAGGTATGccgaaaatggaagaaaaattaaaaaatggagAATTAAGTTTTCGGTCATCGGGTAATTTGTTTGCACTAAAATGGCAGAGCAAACACGAAGTTTGGATGCTATTCACAAGTCATTCAGCGAAATGTCGGAACTCTAGAAAGATAAATCATGGTACAGGTGAAGTTGTACAGAAGCCTACGTGTATATTAGATTACAATAAATCAATGGAAATTGTTAGCGAAACTAACCGTATAATAAGCACGGTTGCATGCACAAGGAAAACCTTACAATGGTacaaaagattattttttcatttattggaTCTTTCGGTGTGGAATTCgtattgtttatataaattcaagACCAAAAAGGTTTTACCAATGTCCGAATTTCATTTAGCATTAATTACggaaattttacaaacgtATCCCCGATCGATGGAGACAGTATCTTTTGTTAGATCCGAAAGTCTTTTACGTCTTACAGAAAGACATTTTCCAACTTTGTATAAGAGTGATAAAGCTAATAGAAAAAACCCACTGCGCAGGTGTGTTGTATGTGCCAAACTTGATAAAAGACGTTCTTCAAGATATTGCTGTAAACAATGTAATGTAGGCTTATGTATAGTTCCGTGTTTCGAAATGTATCatacacaattttatttttaa
- the LOC132908122 gene encoding MAP kinase-activated protein kinase 2 isoform X2: protein MKCLNFLRIFMVKCKRPVGEENEENKKGKRKRAAEIEIEVSTKEKEVSTVETKRKTMEHTVTRCDIRLPKVTPITDDYEISNHVLGLGINGKVVQCYDKNTREKYALKVLYDCVKARREVELHWRASNCRHIVQVKDVYENTYSGNKCLLVIMECMEGGELFERIQDRQDGAFTEREAAQIMYEICVAVKHLHDMNIAHRDLKPENLLYSKPDSTGILKLTDFGFAKETHMKDTLQTPCYTPYYVAPEVLGPEKYDKSCDIWSLGVIMYILLCGFPPFYSNHGLAISPGMKKRIRLGQYDFPSPEWSNVSTEAKNLIKGMLCTDPAQRLQIDEVMRNKWIAQYTEVPPTPLHTGRVLREGEELWPEVQEEMTRSLATMRVDYDTANLKQLDHTNNALLNKRRRAKQKNAVPPTANPTPAS, encoded by the exons ATGAAGTGtctcaattttcttcgaatatttatggT AAAGTGCAAGAGGCCCGTCGGCGAGGAGAACGAGGAGAATAAGAAAGGAAAACGGAAACGAGCAGCGGAAATAGAGATCGAGGTAtcgacgaaagagaaagaggttTCGACCGTGGAAACCAAACGGAAAACCATGGAACACACGGTCACAAGATGCGACATCCGTTTACCAAAAGTCACACCAATCACCGATGACTATGAAATTAGTAATCACGTGCTTGGTCTTGGAATAAACGGAAAAGTTGTTCAGTGTTATGACAAAAATACCAGGGAAAAATATGCGCTCAAG GTACTGTACGATTGTGTAAAAGCACGAAGGGAAGTTGAATTGCATTGGAGAGCATCAAACTGCAGGCACATAGTGCAAGTCAAAGatgtatatgaaaatacatatagtggaaataaatgtttattagtTATTATGGAATG TATGGAAGGAGGAGAACTGTTTGAGAGAATACAAGATAGGCAAGATGGTGCTTTCACAGAGAGAG AAGCTGCACAAATAATGTATGAAATTTGTGTTGCTGTAAAGCACCTGCATGATATGAATATTGCACACAGAGACCTTAAGCCGGAAAATCTTTTGTACTCTAAGCCTG ATAGTACTGGAATATTGAAACTTACTGATTTTGGTTTTGCGAAAGAGACTCATATGAAAGATACACTACAAACCCCATGTTATACGCCATACTATGTTG CTCCTGAAGTTTTGGGACCAGAGAAATATGACAAAAGCTGTGATATTTGGTCACTTGgagttataatgtatatact attgtGTGGTTTCCCACCTTTCTACAGTAATCATGGTTTAGCAATTTCACCaggaatgaaaaaaagaatccGGTTAGGCCAATACGACTTTCCATCCCCTGAATGGTCTAATGTAAGCACAGAGGCAAAGAATCTCATCAAGGGTATGTTGTGTACAGATCCAGCTCAAAGACTTCAAATCGACGAAGTTATGCGCAACAAATGGATTGCT CAATACACGGAAGTACCCCCCACGCCTTTACATACTGGTCGCGTACTCCGAGAAGGCGAAGAACTTTGGCCAGAAGTTCAAGAAGAAATGACACGGTCATTAGCTACCATGCGCGTAGACTACGATACGGCcaatttgaaacaattagATCACACAAATAACGCGTTATTAAACAAACGTAGACGAGCGAAACAAAAAAACGCTGTACCACCGACTGCTAATCCTACGCCAGCATCCTAG
- the LOC132908122 gene encoding MAP kinase-activated protein kinase 2 isoform X1 — translation MPKSAAKWTFWRKCKRPVGEENEENKKGKRKRAAEIEIEVSTKEKEVSTVETKRKTMEHTVTRCDIRLPKVTPITDDYEISNHVLGLGINGKVVQCYDKNTREKYALKVLYDCVKARREVELHWRASNCRHIVQVKDVYENTYSGNKCLLVIMECMEGGELFERIQDRQDGAFTEREAAQIMYEICVAVKHLHDMNIAHRDLKPENLLYSKPDSTGILKLTDFGFAKETHMKDTLQTPCYTPYYVAPEVLGPEKYDKSCDIWSLGVIMYILLCGFPPFYSNHGLAISPGMKKRIRLGQYDFPSPEWSNVSTEAKNLIKGMLCTDPAQRLQIDEVMRNKWIAQYTEVPPTPLHTGRVLREGEELWPEVQEEMTRSLATMRVDYDTANLKQLDHTNNALLNKRRRAKQKNAVPPTANPTPAS, via the exons atgCCGAAATCGGCAGCCAAGTGGACATTCTGGAG AAAGTGCAAGAGGCCCGTCGGCGAGGAGAACGAGGAGAATAAGAAAGGAAAACGGAAACGAGCAGCGGAAATAGAGATCGAGGTAtcgacgaaagagaaagaggttTCGACCGTGGAAACCAAACGGAAAACCATGGAACACACGGTCACAAGATGCGACATCCGTTTACCAAAAGTCACACCAATCACCGATGACTATGAAATTAGTAATCACGTGCTTGGTCTTGGAATAAACGGAAAAGTTGTTCAGTGTTATGACAAAAATACCAGGGAAAAATATGCGCTCAAG GTACTGTACGATTGTGTAAAAGCACGAAGGGAAGTTGAATTGCATTGGAGAGCATCAAACTGCAGGCACATAGTGCAAGTCAAAGatgtatatgaaaatacatatagtggaaataaatgtttattagtTATTATGGAATG TATGGAAGGAGGAGAACTGTTTGAGAGAATACAAGATAGGCAAGATGGTGCTTTCACAGAGAGAG AAGCTGCACAAATAATGTATGAAATTTGTGTTGCTGTAAAGCACCTGCATGATATGAATATTGCACACAGAGACCTTAAGCCGGAAAATCTTTTGTACTCTAAGCCTG ATAGTACTGGAATATTGAAACTTACTGATTTTGGTTTTGCGAAAGAGACTCATATGAAAGATACACTACAAACCCCATGTTATACGCCATACTATGTTG CTCCTGAAGTTTTGGGACCAGAGAAATATGACAAAAGCTGTGATATTTGGTCACTTGgagttataatgtatatact attgtGTGGTTTCCCACCTTTCTACAGTAATCATGGTTTAGCAATTTCACCaggaatgaaaaaaagaatccGGTTAGGCCAATACGACTTTCCATCCCCTGAATGGTCTAATGTAAGCACAGAGGCAAAGAATCTCATCAAGGGTATGTTGTGTACAGATCCAGCTCAAAGACTTCAAATCGACGAAGTTATGCGCAACAAATGGATTGCT CAATACACGGAAGTACCCCCCACGCCTTTACATACTGGTCGCGTACTCCGAGAAGGCGAAGAACTTTGGCCAGAAGTTCAAGAAGAAATGACACGGTCATTAGCTACCATGCGCGTAGACTACGATACGGCcaatttgaaacaattagATCACACAAATAACGCGTTATTAAACAAACGTAGACGAGCGAAACAAAAAAACGCTGTACCACCGACTGCTAATCCTACGCCAGCATCCTAG
- the LOC132908122 gene encoding MAP kinase-activated protein kinase 2 isoform X3, with translation MEHTVTRCDIRLPKVTPITDDYEISNHVLGLGINGKVVQCYDKNTREKYALKVLYDCVKARREVELHWRASNCRHIVQVKDVYENTYSGNKCLLVIMECMEGGELFERIQDRQDGAFTEREAAQIMYEICVAVKHLHDMNIAHRDLKPENLLYSKPDSTGILKLTDFGFAKETHMKDTLQTPCYTPYYVAPEVLGPEKYDKSCDIWSLGVIMYILLCGFPPFYSNHGLAISPGMKKRIRLGQYDFPSPEWSNVSTEAKNLIKGMLCTDPAQRLQIDEVMRNKWIAQYTEVPPTPLHTGRVLREGEELWPEVQEEMTRSLATMRVDYDTANLKQLDHTNNALLNKRRRAKQKNAVPPTANPTPAS, from the exons ATGGAACACACGGTCACAAGATGCGACATCCGTTTACCAAAAGTCACACCAATCACCGATGACTATGAAATTAGTAATCACGTGCTTGGTCTTGGAATAAACGGAAAAGTTGTTCAGTGTTATGACAAAAATACCAGGGAAAAATATGCGCTCAAG GTACTGTACGATTGTGTAAAAGCACGAAGGGAAGTTGAATTGCATTGGAGAGCATCAAACTGCAGGCACATAGTGCAAGTCAAAGatgtatatgaaaatacatatagtggaaataaatgtttattagtTATTATGGAATG TATGGAAGGAGGAGAACTGTTTGAGAGAATACAAGATAGGCAAGATGGTGCTTTCACAGAGAGAG AAGCTGCACAAATAATGTATGAAATTTGTGTTGCTGTAAAGCACCTGCATGATATGAATATTGCACACAGAGACCTTAAGCCGGAAAATCTTTTGTACTCTAAGCCTG ATAGTACTGGAATATTGAAACTTACTGATTTTGGTTTTGCGAAAGAGACTCATATGAAAGATACACTACAAACCCCATGTTATACGCCATACTATGTTG CTCCTGAAGTTTTGGGACCAGAGAAATATGACAAAAGCTGTGATATTTGGTCACTTGgagttataatgtatatact attgtGTGGTTTCCCACCTTTCTACAGTAATCATGGTTTAGCAATTTCACCaggaatgaaaaaaagaatccGGTTAGGCCAATACGACTTTCCATCCCCTGAATGGTCTAATGTAAGCACAGAGGCAAAGAATCTCATCAAGGGTATGTTGTGTACAGATCCAGCTCAAAGACTTCAAATCGACGAAGTTATGCGCAACAAATGGATTGCT CAATACACGGAAGTACCCCCCACGCCTTTACATACTGGTCGCGTACTCCGAGAAGGCGAAGAACTTTGGCCAGAAGTTCAAGAAGAAATGACACGGTCATTAGCTACCATGCGCGTAGACTACGATACGGCcaatttgaaacaattagATCACACAAATAACGCGTTATTAAACAAACGTAGACGAGCGAAACAAAAAAACGCTGTACCACCGACTGCTAATCCTACGCCAGCATCCTAG